AGCAATATAGTCCATTGGACACCAGAAACTATTAAATCTGTCATTATTGAAACTGTTAGTGAATTAAACATCAGTATGGATAAGATAGGGATGCCTCTTCGTGTAGCATTAACTGGAACGGATCGGTCTCCAGCTCTTAGCTGTACTATACATGCTATTGGAAAATCGCGCGTATTAGAGCGTATTGATCAAGCTGTACGTTATGTTTTAACGAACTGTATTCGACAACAACATACAAGTGAATGATTATTTCAATTTATTTTTTAAAATGTGAATATATAATCAAGGTCATTATATATAGTAGATAACGGAGATTACGATTACCGGTAATAATATAACAAATTTTAAGATTAAACTATAGTTGTGTTTAATTAGGATGATTGTTCGAAGTGTGGAGTGTAAAATAAGAAATTGTTAGAATTGTTCGGTTTGAGTTAGCTGTTGTAGGTTTCGTTTATTTTTATAAAATGTTGTATTATACATCGGATGTATGTATTTCATCGTATTATTATTATTATTATTTATCTATTTATTTTTGTAGCTTTAAAATTATTTAATTTTTTAATCACATCAATGTGATATTATCAAGTATATGTTATCAGATTAGTACTAATTTTATAGTTAAATGATGTATAAAATATTTTTATTTATTAGTAAAAATTATATTACTAAACTGGTTATTGTGGCTGATAACATGTTAATTAGTGTAGAGCTGTATATTAGTTTAAATCCATAATGCGATATTATGTTTCCTTGTGTTTTATTCAACCCTTTAATAGCGCCTATAACAATACCAATAGATGAGAAATTAGAAAATGAAACTAAAAAAACTGATACTATTCCTATAGTTTGAGATGATAAAACGTCAGAAATTTTCTGTAAATTTATTATGGCAATAAATTCATTAGAAACTAATTTAAGCGCCATAATACTGCTAACTTGTAATATTTCATTGGTAGGTATACCTATGATCCAGGCGAATGGAAAGAAAATATAACTTAAAATTTCTTGTAGAGATACGTTAAGTAATATTTTAAATATTGTATTAAGAGCAGAGATGAGTGCAATAAACCCTATTAACATTGCAGCAACAGTAATAGCTATTTTAAATCCAATTAAAATATATTCGCCTATAATCTCAAAGAGACTTTGATTACTAGTATATAAATCGGATATTATATATAGGTCTTTTTCTTTATTTACTACATAAGGATTAAGCAATGATAATATAAGAAAAGCACTAAATATGTTCAATATTAATGCTGCTATAACATATTTTGGAGTTAACATGGTCATATATGCCCCCATTATAGAGAGAGATACTGTAGACATAGCAGTTGCTGCCATAGTATACATTCTAGGCTCAGATATATTTTTAATGATATTTTTATAAACTATAAAGTTTTCAGATTGTCCTAAGATCAGTGAACTAACAGCATTGAAAGATTCTAATTTTCCCATTCCGTTAATTTTAGATAGAATAGTTCCAATTATTCGAATAGTAAATGTTAATATCCCAATATACTGTAGAATACCAATTAGAGCGGAAATAAAAATAATTGGGCAAAGTATGTTTAAAAAAAAAGTAGCTAATCCTTGTGCGTGCATTCCTCCAAAAACAAAATTAGTTCCTTCTAATGCAAAAATTGATAGTGTATTGAATAAAGTACATAATTTTTGTACGGAATCTGATCCTAATTGGGAATGTAAAATAAAGTATCCTAATAAAATTTCTATAATCAGTATCTGAAAAATAAAACGTATACGAATATTTTTTGGATTACTGCTGACAAGCAGTGACAAAATTACTATTGCAGTGAATCCTAGAACAAAATGTAAGATACGAGACACAATATTTACTCCGCTAATGTAAGTGTAGTATTAGTATGCAAAAATTTTGCATTGTTTTATATAGAAAAGAAACAGCAATAAAAATTAGTTATATGCAAGTAATTTAATCATATTTAACTTTTTCACGTAATTCTATGATGATTAAAAGACTATTAATGGATCTAAAAATATAATTTAGAAGTTAGCCTATGCTATACTTATTTTCAATATAAAACTGCAATCATCATTTATGATGAGGCTATAACTTTAAATTTGATCGTTCAATAATTATTATTTCTATTATAATATAATTATTTTGTTTAAGTATATAAAGTTAGTCGAATAAGATGATTTTATGAGGGCTATTAGTATGCTAAATAAGCAAGATACAGTAGTTGAGCATCGTTCTACTAGTAGAAAAATTAAATTTTCGTTACTTGGTCCTGCTTTTATAGCTGCTATTGGATATATAGATCCTGGAAATTTTGCAACTAATATACAAGCTGGAGCTACTTTTGGTTATCAATTATTGTGGGTTGTAGTATGGGCGAATATCATGGCAATGTTAATTCAATTACTTTCTGCAAAACTTGGGATTGCGACTGGAAAAAATTTGGCAGAACATATTCGAGACCAGTTTCCAAGATCAGTTGTATGGATATATTGGATTCAAGCTGAAATTATTGCTATGGCTACAGATTTAGCAGAATTTATTGGAGCTGCTATTGGATTTCAAATATTGTTTGGCATATCTTTGTTACAAGGTGCATTTTTGACAGGGTTGGCAACTTTTTTGATTTTAACCTTACAAAGATATGGTAAAAAACCATTAGAATTTGTTGTTGGAGGTTTGTTATTTTTTGTCGCAATTGCTTATGTTATTGAGTTATTCTACTCAAAACCTAAATTTCTTGTATTAGGTATGAGTGTATTATTTCCAATACTTCCAAATAGAGAAGCAGTGTTTTTGTCAGCAGGAGTTTTGGGGGCTACAATTATGCCGCATGTTATTTATTTACATTCTTCCCTTACTCAAGATAATAATATAACGGCAAGTAGAGCTGATCGATATTCTTCTACAAAATTAGATGTTGCTATTGCAATGACTGTTGCTGGATTTGTAAATTTATCTATGATGGCCACTGCAGCAGCAGTATTTCATTGCAGCGGCCATACTGGTATTTCTAATTTAAATGAGGCTTATTTAACGTTATCTCCTTTATTGAACCATACTGCTGCCACAGTTTTTGGTTTAAGTTTGACAGCAGCGGGATTATCATCAACAGTAGTAGGTACCTTAGCAGGGCAAGTAGTGATGCAAGGTTTTGTTCATTTCCATATTCCATTATTATTACGTCGTGTTATTACTATGTTACCTTCATTTATAGTTATTTCTTTTGGAATTGATTCCACGCGTATTTTAATAATGAGTCAAGTATTACTTAGTTTTGGAATTGCGCTTGCATTGATACCATTGTTAGTATTTACTGGAAATGCTAAATTAATGGATGAATTAGTAAATTCTTTATTGATGAAGATGGTTGGTTGGTTAATAACAATAATAGTGATAATGTTAAATATATATTTGTTGGTTGGTATTATTATTTAGTATATGAAATAAATTGATATAGATAAAAGTTATTTATTTAAAAATTTTCAGTTTTGTAGAAAAATTAATTTCATAGATATATACTATTGATATATAAAATATATTTTAGCTTAATTAATAAGTTTTTTATATTTATACACAGTGTATCAATATTTAGTTTTTTTTGTTAAGTATTTTTATAATTTTACTAAAAATATAAAATAATTAATTGTTTATTTTAGCATATATTATATATGTTTAATGTTTAATGTTTAATGTTTAATAATAGTATATTAATAATTATTTAGTAAATCTATAATTTATATAATGTATATAACTAACTGTAATTATAATTGTGTCTTCGACAGGAATTGAACCTGCAACTAACCCTTAGGAGGGGTTCGTTATATCCGTTTAACTACGAAGACTTGTGTTATAACAAATTTGTTAGTTTGTTGGTTTTATATTCTATGCATAATTATTTATGTATTATTTTAGGTGATTTTAAAATGATAGATAAATATCATGTGTCAGAGTTAAGGGTAATTCAAAAAATGAATACTATTTCTTATAAATAAATAATTTATTAATACAATACAACATTTATATATATAGCTGACTTAAAATAAGTTGATGTATACGAATATCTATTGTCGTGATTGAGTTTTATATTTTAGTTTAAAAAATCCTTATTAGGATTTTCCACATTGTGCACGTTGTCTGAGTAGATGATCCATTAAAACGATAGCTATCATGGCTTCTGCTATGGGCACTATTCTTAATCCAATACATGGATCGTGACGTCCTGTAGTAATGACTTGTGTTTCTTTATTTTTAGATGTAATGGTGTTTCCTGGTACTGTTATGCTTGAAGTTGGTTTAACAGCTATATGTATAATTATTGGTTGTCCATTGCTAATTCCTCCTAAAATTCCTCCAGCATTATTACTTTTAAATCCATTTGATGTCATTTCATCTCGATGTTCACTACCATGCTTTGTAACCACTGAAAACCCATCTCCAATTTCTATTCCTTTTACTGCGTTAATACTCATTAGTGCATGGGCTAAATCAGCATCAAGTCTATCAAATACAGGTTCTCCTAATCCAATCGGTACATTTTCCGCTATTATTGTTATTTTTGCACCAATAGAATCTCCAGATTTTCTTAAATCGTTTATTAATGTATCTAATGCGTTTAATTGTTCAATATCAGAGCAAAAAAATGGGTTGTTATTTACTTGTTTCCAATCTTTAAAATTGCAATGAATATTGCCTATTTGCGCTAAAAATCCACGAATTTTTATTTTTTTTATGTTAAGTAAATATTTTTTGGCAACAGCTCCCGCTGCCACTCGTACTGCTGTTTCACGCGCTGAAGAACGTCCTCCACCACGGTAATCTCTAAAGCCATATTTTTTTTCATAAGTATAATCAGCGTGACCAGGTCGATATAAATCTTTTATTTCTTCATAATCTTGAGATTGTTGATCAGTATTTTTTATAAATAAACCTATGCTGGTGCCTGTTGTTTTTCCATTAAAAACGCCAGATAAAATTTCTACTATATCTAACTCTGATCGTTGACTAGTATAACGAGAAGATCCTGGACGTCTACGATTTAGATCATTTTGCAGATCTTGTGTCGTTAAAGGAAGACCTGGAGGCATGCCATCAATAATACCACCTATTGCAGACCCATGAGATTCACCGAATGTTGTAACTTTAAAAAATTGTCCAATACTATTACCAGCCATTATAATTTCCTTAATTATTAAATTATTCAGTTGTTGTTACAAGATAATAATTGTTTATAAGTTAACATAAACACACCTTCTCCTCCGTGATAAAGTTGTAACCAACGAAAAGGTATATTTGGAAAACATTTTATTAATGCCATTTTAGCTCTACCTACCTCGCATATAAAAATTCCATTTGTATTTAAATGATGTACAACGTTCATTAAAATTTTTTGAATTATCTTTAATCCATTATTACCTGCAGACAAGGATATCACAGGTTCATAATGAAATTCTCTTGGTAATTTATATATATATGTATTGTTTACATAAGGAGGGTTAGTTATTATTAGATCATATTTTGATTTTGGTAAATGTTTAAATAGATCTGAATAAATAGGAACAACACGATGTTCTAAATTGTATAATTTAATATTATGTTCGGCTACCTTCAATGCGTCTATAGAAATATCTACTGCATCTACTTCGGATTTTGGATAGACTATAGCGCTGGCAATAGCAATACATCCGCTACCCGTACCTATATCAAGAATGCGATATGGGTACTGGGGTAATAGATTATGAAAATATGATGTGATTAGCTCTCCAATTGGAGAGCGGGGGATAAATACTCGTTTATCTACATAGAATTCTAGGCCGCAAAACCATGATTTATTGGTCAAGTAAGGAACTGGTATGCGTTTGTTAATACGATGGTGAACTAGTTTGATTATATCTGAGCGTTCTTTCTTAGTTAGACGAGCTTGGTATATTTCTGTTGGAATATTTATAGGCAAATTTAAACTAGGCAATATTAGATGTAATGTTTCATCCCAAAAATTATTAGTACCATGACCATAAAAAATTGGATTAGCATTCAATTGACTGCTGCTCCAGCGTAACATATCTAGTATAGTATGCATCTCTGTTAATATTTTTTTCGTTGTGTTATTCATATAGATTATAGTTCCTATAATGAGATCATTATGTGTTTATAGTGATTGTATTTGAGAATATAATGTATTTTAGGAAGAAGAGTATAAAATAAAATGATTATGTTTTTATTTCATAATACCCTATTTAGGTAGGAATTTTAGCGTAATAGTAGGTATATTTTATATAAATAAATATTTAAAAGAGAAATTTTGTTTTACACACTATGTGTGTAACATGGTGTTGTTAATTATGTGAATTATATTATGTATATTTATACACTAATCCCCGACGTTA
This genomic interval from Candidatus Blochmannia sp. SNP contains the following:
- a CDS encoding Nramp family divalent metal transporter, with the translated sequence MLNKQDTVVEHRSTSRKIKFSLLGPAFIAAIGYIDPGNFATNIQAGATFGYQLLWVVVWANIMAMLIQLLSAKLGIATGKNLAEHIRDQFPRSVVWIYWIQAEIIAMATDLAEFIGAAIGFQILFGISLLQGAFLTGLATFLILTLQRYGKKPLEFVVGGLLFFVAIAYVIELFYSKPKFLVLGMSVLFPILPNREAVFLSAGVLGATIMPHVIYLHSSLTQDNNITASRADRYSSTKLDVAIAMTVAGFVNLSMMATAAAVFHCSGHTGISNLNEAYLTLSPLLNHTAATVFGLSLTAAGLSSTVVGTLAGQVVMQGFVHFHIPLLLRRVITMLPSFIVISFGIDSTRILIMSQVLLSFGIALALIPLLVFTGNAKLMDELVNSLLMKMVGWLITIIVIMLNIYLLVGIII
- a CDS encoding NupC/NupG family nucleoside CNT transporter codes for the protein MSRILHFVLGFTAIVILSLLVSSNPKNIRIRFIFQILIIEILLGYFILHSQLGSDSVQKLCTLFNTLSIFALEGTNFVFGGMHAQGLATFFLNILCPIIFISALIGILQYIGILTFTIRIIGTILSKINGMGKLESFNAVSSLILGQSENFIVYKNIIKNISEPRMYTMAATAMSTVSLSIMGAYMTMLTPKYVIAALILNIFSAFLILSLLNPYVVNKEKDLYIISDLYTSNQSLFEIIGEYILIGFKIAITVAAMLIGFIALISALNTIFKILLNVSLQEILSYIFFPFAWIIGIPTNEILQVSSIMALKLVSNEFIAIINLQKISDVLSSQTIGIVSVFLVSFSNFSSIGIVIGAIKGLNKTQGNIISHYGFKLIYSSTLINMLSATITSLVI
- the prmB gene encoding 50S ribosomal protein L3 N(5)-glutamine methyltransferase, producing the protein MNNTTKKILTEMHTILDMLRWSSSQLNANPIFYGHGTNNFWDETLHLILPSLNLPINIPTEIYQARLTKKERSDIIKLVHHRINKRIPVPYLTNKSWFCGLEFYVDKRVFIPRSPIGELITSYFHNLLPQYPYRILDIGTGSGCIAIASAIVYPKSEVDAVDISIDALKVAEHNIKLYNLEHRVVPIYSDLFKHLPKSKYDLIITNPPYVNNTYIYKLPREFHYEPVISLSAGNNGLKIIQKILMNVVHHLNTNGIFICEVGRAKMALIKCFPNIPFRWLQLYHGGEGVFMLTYKQLLSCNNN
- the aroC gene encoding chorismate synthase, whose product is MAGNSIGQFFKVTTFGESHGSAIGGIIDGMPPGLPLTTQDLQNDLNRRRPGSSRYTSQRSELDIVEILSGVFNGKTTGTSIGLFIKNTDQQSQDYEEIKDLYRPGHADYTYEKKYGFRDYRGGGRSSARETAVRVAAGAVAKKYLLNIKKIKIRGFLAQIGNIHCNFKDWKQVNNNPFFCSDIEQLNALDTLINDLRKSGDSIGAKITIIAENVPIGLGEPVFDRLDADLAHALMSINAVKGIEIGDGFSVVTKHGSEHRDEMTSNGFKSNNAGGILGGISNGQPIIIHIAVKPTSSITVPGNTITSKNKETQVITTGRHDPCIGLRIVPIAEAMIAIVLMDHLLRQRAQCGKS